The DNA segment TCACCTGGCTCACGGTAAGTCCGTCCTTTTCAATCCAGTTTAGGAAATAGAGGTGATTACTGAGTTGTTTATAGGAAATGTGTTCCGTTCCTTCATTGGTTTTTCCGGTTTTATCAACCGCTTTCCAATGCACCGTACTGTCGTTTAAGTACTGAACTTCCGCACTAAAGTCGGGATAAGTAATCTTTGCCGTTTTACCGACTAAAGTCTCTGCGGTTTCGTTTTTTTCTGCTGCCGAATTGCTGTTTCCGGCACAAGCCTGAAAAAGTAGAAATATAGACAATCCAGGGATCAATGTGTTTATTTTCATATGTTCTGATGATTAGGACAGCAAAATTAGAACACCTGAACAGGGAAAAAGTTGAACTAGTTCAAAAAAGAAAATTACCTCAGCTTAGACAGCTTTTTTCGGATTTTACTGAGAAATTCATGGGAGATGCCCAGATAAGAAGCAACCTGTAGTTGCGTGAGGCGCTGTTCCAGTTGCGGATATTTCTCTATGAACTCCAGGTAGCGTTCATCGGCAGTCTTTCCCAATGCAGAAATCATTCTTCTTTGCAAAGCGACATGCGTTTTCTGTGTCATGATGCGAAAAAGCTTTTCCACGATAGGAAGTTGCTCATATAACGCTTCTTTATAAGGCTGGGTAATCAGCAGCACTTCACTGTCTTCCAGGGCTTCAATATTTAAAATGGAGGGGGTATTGTTCGTAAAACTGTCGATATCGGTAATCCACCAATCCTCGATGGCAAAATATAAAATCCGCTCCTGCCCTTGTTCATCCAGATAATACACCCTTAAACAACCTTTGATCACAAAACCTTCAAATTTACAAATCTGCCCTGCCCGCAGGAGAAATTGTTTTTTTGCTATTTTCCGATGATAGAATGGTTTGGTAAACTGTTCAAAATCCGCATCGGAGATCGAAAGATGTTTTTCAATATTTTTACGGAGTAGCTCAAACATAAGGCCTAATATAAGATAAAAGGGAAGCATCATGAGCTGACAGATGACATAAAGAAGTAAAAAAGATCATAAACGATAAACGGAGTTTGCGGGTTCCCGGAAGCCTTTAGAAATAAAGAACACGAAAAAAATAGGTTCCAATGGAAATTAAGCTTTAATTTCAACTTACAAATCAGCCCCCTATGTCATCCGAAAACAAAAACGAAAACACCTTTTATCTTGGCCTGTGTATGGCCGGTGCGGTCTCCGCAGGCGCTTATACTGCCGGAGTAATGGATTACCTGTTAGAAGCCCTTGCCGAATGGGAAAAAAGAAGAAATGAACCTGGCGTTCCCAGTCACAAAGTACAAATCCCGGTAATCGGTGGTGCTTCTGCCGGAGGGATGACCAGCATCCTGACCTCTACCGTCCTGAACAGCCAGCACATCCCTATCGATAAACCCGGGGAGAACATCCTTGCCGAACACCCGGAAAACAAGTTTTACCATACCTGGGTAGACCTTAGCCAGGGAGATATCTTAGAAAAAATGCTCGACACCGCCGACATCAAAGAACGAGGCCTGGTTTCCGGGTTAAATTCTGCATTTATTGATGAAATCGCGCAGCGTGTAGTGGCTACTGAAGCCGACCGGAGCAAATGGCGTCCTTTACCGGCCTTCATTAAACCGGGTTTAAAGATTTTCAGTACCCTGACCAATCTGGAAGGCTTTAGCTATACCGCTGATTTTGGTCCCGATAAGCCACAAACCAGAAAGTATCACATGTCCATTCATAACGATTATGCCTGCTTTGAGCTCACCGAAGACCATATCATTGGCTCGAATGGCGGATGGGTCCCCCTGAACCTCAAAGATGACATCAATGTTGATCTGGCCAGAGATGCTGCAATTGCAACCGGAGCCTTCCCTGTCGGACTAAAATCCAGGCTATTGAACCGCGATGCCTCCTATGTCAATGCGAACCTCTGGTTAAAAAAATACTTGACCAATAACCCTCTTGCCCCGGGCAATTACCAAACGCTCAATGTGGATGGCGGACTGATCAATAATGAACCTTTCGAAAAAGTGCGTGATGTACTTTATGAAGTGACCGGGCAGGAAGCCAAAGATTACCGCGACTTCCATCGGTTTACTTCTACCGTATTGATGATTGATCCATTTCCAAG comes from the Pedobacter sp. FW305-3-2-15-E-R2A2 genome and includes:
- a CDS encoding Crp/Fnr family transcriptional regulator, yielding MFELLRKNIEKHLSISDADFEQFTKPFYHRKIAKKQFLLRAGQICKFEGFVIKGCLRVYYLDEQGQERILYFAIEDWWITDIDSFTNNTPSILNIEALEDSEVLLITQPYKEALYEQLPIVEKLFRIMTQKTHVALQRRMISALGKTADERYLEFIEKYPQLEQRLTQLQVASYLGISHEFLSKIRKKLSKLR
- a CDS encoding MoaF N-terminal domain-containing protein; translated protein: MKINTLIPGLSIFLLFQACAGNSNSAAEKNETAETLVGKTAKITYPDFSAEVQYLNDSTVHWKAVDKTGKTNEGTEHISYKQLSNHLYFLNWIEKDGLTVSQVINTKDGEVDAFLSYKDDKSPAGRAAQFLKGKFEFNTKK
- a CDS encoding patatin-like phospholipase family protein — encoded protein: MSSENKNENTFYLGLCMAGAVSAGAYTAGVMDYLLEALAEWEKRRNEPGVPSHKVQIPVIGGASAGGMTSILTSTVLNSQHIPIDKPGENILAEHPENKFYHTWVDLSQGDILEKMLDTADIKERGLVSGLNSAFIDEIAQRVVATEADRSKWRPLPAFIKPGLKIFSTLTNLEGFSYTADFGPDKPQTRKYHMSIHNDYACFELTEDHIIGSNGGWVPLNLKDDINVDLARDAAIATGAFPVGLKSRLLNRDASYVNANLWLKKYLTNNPLAPGNYQTLNVDGGLINNEPFEKVRDVLYEVTGQEAKDYRDFHRFTSTVLMIDPFPSQKPKPISKLQDLMNVLGLTLSSMINQMRSKPLEISDALSKSCAGQFLVAPSRIVNGPEGEQHVTGEMAIACGTLNGFGGFLSKEFRVHDYFLGRHNCKIFLRDYFTIPESALEEHVIFKEGYANANRDRFKSTKDGGYQIIPIFAEKTDYTFPRLKFKSGESWPVLEDQDIDRYQSKLKERIQAILLNVAELSGTSKFLIWAGAKIVLNRVLSNAVLKKIKKDLMIWKLLSER